Sequence from the Rhodococcus jostii RHA1 genome:
GCGTGGACCGGTGCAGGCCAAGGAGGTCGGACTGATCGACGAGGTCGTGTCCTCGGTCGAGGAGCTGGTTCCCGCCGCGAAGGCGTGGATCAAGGCCAACCCCGAGGGCGGCGTCCAGCCGTGGGACAAGAAGGGCTACCGGATCCCCGGCGGCACCCCGTCCACCCCGGCATTCGCAGCCAACCTGCCCGCGTTCCCCGCGAACCTGCGCAAGCAGCTCAAGGGTGCTCCCATGCCGGCACCGCGGGCCATCATGGCCGCCGCCGTCGAAGGTTCGCAGGTCGATATCGACAACGCGCTCCTCATCGAGGCCCGCTACTTCACGTCGCTGGTCACCGGCCAGGTCGCGAAGAACATGATCCAGGCGTTCTTTTTCGACCTGCAGGCCATCAACTCCGGGGCCTCCCGCCCCGAGGGCATCGAGAAGACCCCGATCACCAAGGTCGGTGTGCTCGGTGCCGGAATGATGGGCGCGGGCATCGCCTACGTGTCCGCGAAGGCCGGCTTCGACGTCGTCCTCAAGGACGTCACCATCGAGGCAGCCAACAAGGGCAAGGCGTACTCCGAGGGCATCGAGGCCAAGGCCCTCTCGCGTGGCAAGACCACCGAGGAGAAGTCGAAGACGCTGCTCGACCGCATCACGCCGACCGCCGACCCCGCCGACTTCGCCGGTGTCGACTTCGTCATCGAGGCCGTGTTCGAGTCGCAGGACCTGAAGCACAAGGTGTTCCAGGAGATCGAGGACATCGTCGAGCCGACGGCCCTGCTCGGCTCGAACACGTCGACCCTGCCGATCACCGGGCTGGCGACGGGTGTGAAGCGTCAAGAGGACTTCATCGGAATCCACTTCTTCTCGCCCGTCGACAAGATGCCGCTCGTCGAGATCATCCGCGGCGAGAAGACGTCCGACGAAGCCCTCGCGCGCGTCTTCGACTACGTGCAGGCCATCCGCAAGACACCGATCGTCGTCAACGACTCGCGCGGCTTCTTCACCTCCCGCGTCATCGGCACCTTCATCAACGAGGCCATCGCCATGCTGGCGGAGGGCATCGAGCCCGCCACCATCGAGCAGGCGGGCATGCAGGCCGGCTACCCGGCGGCACCGCTGCAGCTGTCCGACGAACTGAACCTCACGCTGATGCAGAAGATCCGCAAGGAAACCGCGGAAGCTGCGAAGGCCGAAGGCAAGGAACTGCCCGCCGATCCGGCAGGCGACGTCATCAACACGATGGTCGACAAGTTCGACCGCAAGGGCAAACTCGGCGGCGCCGGTTTCTACGACTACGCCGACGGCAAGCGCACCGGCCTGTGGCCCGGGCTGCGGGAGAACTTCGGTTCCAAGGAACTCGAGGTCCCGTTCCAGGACCTCATCGAGCGCATGCTGTTCATCGAGGCCATCGAAACGCAGAAATGCTTCGACGAAGGCGTGCTCCTCACCACCGCCGACGCCAACATCGGCTCCATTATGGGTATCGGCTTCCCCGCCTGGACCGGCGGTGTGTCGCAGTACATCCAGGGCTACGAAGGCGGCCAGGCCGGCTTCGTCAAGCGCGCTGAAGAACTCGCCGCCAAGTACGGTGAGCGCTTCACCCCGCCGGCCTCGCTGAAGTAGGCGGCTCCGCCGCCCGTGCGTGGTTAAGGAGTCTCTGGACTCGTTAACCACGCACGGGCTGAGTTATCCCCAACCTGTGGGTTATCCACAGGGCAATTCATTTCCCCAGGTGCGACACCGAGACCCGTCGGGGGTCTCGGTGACCGTGCCCGGTATGACCTCTACGCAATTCGCCGCCCTGAAAGACGTCGCCGACGCGCAGTTCGGCCTGATCAGCCACACGCAACTTCACGCCCTCGGGTTTCCCCGCAGCAGGGTTCGGCACCGCGTCGAATCCGGTCGGTGGCAAGCAGTGCTCCACGGTGTCTATTCGGTGAGCAACGGACCGATCACACGCGAGATGTCGCTGGAAGCCGCGCTGCTTTTCGGGGGCAAGGGCGCAGTCCTCAGCCACCACACGGCCGCTGAGGAATGGCAGATGATTCGCGTCGATCCCGCACACCCCGTGCACATCACCGTTCCTTATGGACGATCGGCCATCACCCAGCCTCCGACCGTTGTCGGTGCGGGCCTCGCTTCGGTCAGTTTGTGCCACCGGGAAGGAACTGTCGTGCATCCGGGAGTTGTCGTGCATCCGGGAGTTGTCGTGCACCGGTCGAGGGCCCATGATTACATTGCCGTCGACACGGACCAACCCCGGACGGCAAGGGCGGATACGGCTCTGGATGTAGCTGTCGCCGAGCCCACGGCCCGGGACGCGTACACCCGGCTCATCGCCCTCGTGACCAATGCGCGGATCCCGCTGCGGGACATCCGGCGACGCATGGAGGAGCGACGACCGCGTCGGTACGGCAAGGTGCTAGAGGATGCGGTGCGACTGCTCGCCGACGGCGTCCAGTCGGTGCTCGAGTACCGCTACGCCACCGACGTCGAGGACGCGCACGGGCTTCCGCGGGCGCGGCGGCAGTCACCCGTGGTCGTGGACGGGCGCACCCTCTTCGAGGACTGCGACTACTCCGACCACGGTGTGCCGCTCATCGTGCGACTCGACGGACGCCGCGCGCACGCCATGGCGGAGGTCGCGTTCCGGGACCGCCGACGCGACAATGCCGCGGAACTGCAGGGGCGGCCTCGACTGGTCTACGGATTCGACGAGGTGACGAAGAACCCGTGTGTGGTGGCCCGCGAAGTGGAGACCGTGCTGGTGCGGGAGGGGTGGGTGAGGCCCGGCGACAACCCCTGCCGGGCCTGTGAGTGGTCAAGGAGTGCAGAGACTCCTTAACCACTCACGGGCGGCGGAGCCGCCTATTACTTCCACCACGGACGCAGCGGGACGTGCGCCTCGCCCTTGGGGCCGAGCTTGACGGCGAGGACCTGGTGCAGCTGAACGACGTTGCGTTCGAAGCCCAGCCGCGACCCGGCCATGTAGAGGCCCCAGACGCGTGCGGTGCCTTCGCCGACTTCGGCGACGCAGGCGTCCCAGTTGTCGACGAGGTTCTGGCACCATCCGGCGAGGGTGAGTGCGTAGTGTTCGCGCAGGTTCTCCTCGTGCCGCACCTCGAGTCCGACGTTCTGGATCTCGGTGATGATGCGTCCGGAGCCGGTGAGTTCGCCGTCGGGGAAGACGTACCGGTCGATGAATCCGCCTGCGCGCGCCTGACTCTGGTTGTCGGGTCGGGTGATGCAGTGGTTCAGCAGCCGGCCGCCCTCGCGGAGTTTGCTCTGCAGCAGTCCGAAGTAGGCGGGGTAGTTGCCGACACCGATGTGCTCGGTCAGGCCGATCGAGGAGATGGCGTCGAATCCGGTCTCGGGGACGTCGCGGTAGTCGGAGAACCGGACCTCGGCGAGGTCGGACAGTCCTTCTTCGGCGATGGCCTTCTGCGCCCATTCGGCCTGTTCGCGGGACAGGGTGGCGCCGATCACCTTGACGCCGCGGCGGGCGGCGTACCGGACCATCGATCCCCAGCCGCAACCGATGTCGAGCAGTCGGTCGCCGGGCTGGAGACCGAGCTTCTCGAAGACGAGGCGGTACTTGTTCTCCTGTGCTTCTTCGAGGGTCTGCTCGGTGTTCTCATAGCACGCACACGTGTAGGTCATGGACGGGCCGAGGACGTACTCGTAGAAGGTGTTCGAGACGTCGTAGTGGTGGTGGATGACCTCGGCGTCGCGGGACTTGGAGTGCCGCAACCCTTCCGCGACTCGACGCCACCGCGGGAGATGCTCCTGCGGGGGAGGGGCGATGGGGCGCAGCAGATCCCAGCCGAGCGAGCGCGTGATCGCGGCGAGCGTGAGCGCGGACGGGCGACGGAAGTGCAGCTCGTCGCCCATGACACGGAGGATCTCGTAGGGGTCACCGGGGTGGACGCCACGGGCCTCGAGGTCGCCGGACACGTAGGCCCGGGCCATGCCGAGGTCGCCGGGGGCGGTCGCCAGGTAGGTGGTGCCCCGGGTCGTCTTGAGGTGGAGACCGTAGGGGGCGTCCTCCGGGCCGGCGGCGCTGCCGTCGTAGGCGGAGAACCGCAGGGGGAGCATACCGTCGGACAGAGTTTCGAGTATCTCTGCGATGGTCAGCTTGTGATCTTGGGAGCGTGAAGCTTTCAGAGTTGTCATCGACGTTGCACCGCCTTGGAGAAAAGGTCCAGTAATCGTGATTTCGGGTCGTAGCGTTTTTTCAGTTCCGTGTATCGATTGCCGCCGTAGTAGAGGCGTTCGAAGTCTTCCCGTGAATAGTACGAATCGGAGTAGAGGGACTTGTGTCCGTCGAAGTCGCTGACCTTGTCTTCGATCAGCCGATTCGCCGCCCCCTCGGGTCGGCCCGGAACGATGGGCACCGACGACCAGAATCCGATGTTCACGTATGTGCGTTTCGGTTCGAGGGGGTACAGGGGCCAGGGGCGTTGCGAGGACGCGCCGGCGGGGGCGGGTTCCCGCAACCGCAACGGGCACAGCCACAGCGGTTCGATCGGGATCTCGTCGAGGAACCATCGGACGAAGTCCACGGTGCGGTCGATGGGCACTTCGACGTCCTGCACGACGCGTTCGCGCGGCGGGTTGCCCTTGCGCTTCTCGAGTCGGTCGCCGATGTCGTACTTGTGGTCGAGGGCGATGAGCTTCCAGTAGAAGCTGCTGCGGAGGAGGCTCTTCGGCCACAGCCGGCGGATGGTGGGGTTCTGGGCGCCGAAGGCGCGCGAGCACCAGAACCAGTCGGTGTCCCAGCGCCACAGGTAGTCTCGGATGGTGAGTTTGTCCGTTTTGGGGTGGTTCACGGAACTGTGCTGAATGGACCGGTAGAAGATGTTCTGCCCGGTGTAGTCGCTGACGGGGCCGCCCTCGTCGGTCTGATGGCCCAGCGTCAGGTAACTCTCGGATGCGGTGAACACGACGCCGTCCAGGTAGTCGACGGGGATGCCGTCGTGGATGCGCTCGGTGACGATGCGATCCATCGTCGACTGCAGTTCGTCCAGGGAATCGAAACGCAGATGCCGCAGTGCCACATACCTTTTGACGGGCTCGAGTTGGATGCGCAGCCGTGTGGAGTAGCCGAGGGTTCCGTAGGAGTTGGGGAATCCCCAGAACAGGTCGGAGTTCTCGCCTTCCGGTGTCGCGGTGACGATGTCGCCGTTGCCGGTCAGGACGTCGATCTCGAGGACCGATTCGTGGGGGAGCCCGCTGCGGAACGACGTCGACTCGATGCCGAGGCCGGTGACCGCGCCGCCGAGTGTGATGGTCTTGAGTTGTGGAACCACCAGCGGCGCCAGCCCGTACGGCAGGGTGGCGTCCACCAGGTCTTCGTATGTGCACATTCCGGCGACATCCGCGGTGCGGGCCTGCTCGTCCACCGAGATGACTCCGCCGAGACCGGAGACGTCGAGGCCGGGCGCGCTGGTCTGGGCCCGTGCCCGGAACAGGTTGGACGTCTTCTTCGCGAGTCGCACGGTGGCGTCCGTGGGAATCGCGCGGTAGGACGCGAGAAGCCGTTCGACGCCGGCGCGGTGAGCGTCGATCCCGGTGACGGGCAGAGTGCGATGCGCACGGAAGGGGCGTCCACCCTCCCGCATGCTTTTCAGTAGTTCAACCGAAGAGGCAGCCACACCTTGACGCTATCCCTCTCCGCGGGTTCAGGCCACGCATATCGGCGCGGTCGAGCGAAGATTCACACAAATGTCTCATCAACGTGCGGGTCGTGACCACGTCGAAGTGAGCTACCTCACAATAGATTGCCACGTCATCGCCCGGACTCGCCGACGGAAGGCAGGATGAGAGGAGGAAGCAGTTTCGTACAAATCGTACAAGAGGAGTCAGAACAGTGGGCCAGGTCAGCGCGAGCAGTTCGATCACCGTCGCAGCCACACCGGAGAAGGCGCTCGCGGCTTTGACGGACTACGAGACGGTGCGTCCGCGCATCCTCTCGGAGCAGTACCTGGACTACCGCGTCCTCGAGGGTGGGCAGGGCGGCGGCACCGTCGCGCAGTGGACGTTGAAGGCCACCGAGAAGCGGTCCCGCGACATCAAGGCCACGGTCACCGTGGCGGGCAACACGATCACGGAGACGGACGCGAACTCGTCGCTCGTCACCACCTGGGTCGTCGCCCCGAGCGGCAGCGGTTCCACGGTCACCACGACCACCGAGTGGAAGGGCGCGGGCGGCATCGGGGGCTTCTTCGAGAAGACGTTCGCGCCGCTGGGTCTGAAGAAGATTCAGGGGCAGGTGCTGGCGAACCTCGAGCGCGAACTCGCCTGACGCGACGCCGGTTCGCTCCGGCGCCGTCGGCGTGAGTCCCACGACGGCGTCGGCGCCGGACCGCACTGACGGTCACGGTCTACTCTGGCAGGGGAAACAGCAGAAAGGACCACGTCAGTGCAACCAGGTGGACAACCCGACATGTCGGCGCTCCTCGCGCAGGCACAGCAGATGCAGCAGCAGCTGATGGCCGCCCAGCAGGAGATGGCCGAGGCCGAGGTCACCGGGCAGGCCGGTGGCGGACTCGTGACCGCGACGGTCAAGGGGACAGGTGAAGTGGTCGGTCTGAAGATCGATCCGAAGGTCGTCGATCCCGACGACGTGGAAACTCTGCAGGACCTCGTGATCGGTGCGATCGAGGACGCGTCGAACAAGGCGCAGGAGATCGCGGCGCAGAAGCTCGGTCCGCTCGCGGGCGGATTCGGTGGGGGAGGCCTGCCCGGTCTCCCCGGTTTCTAGAGGCGCGGCGTGTACGAAGGTCCGGTTCAGGATCTGATCGACGAGCTCGGCAAGCTGCCCGGCGTCGGGCCGAAGAGCGCACAGCGCATCGCGTTCCACCTGCTCAGCGTCGAGCCGCCGGAGATCGACCGGCTCAAGAATGCGCTGCAGCGGGTGCGCGACGGCGTCCAGTTCTGCGTGGTGTGCGGCACGGTCTCCGACAAGGAGCACTGCCGCATCTGCGCCGACCCGCGCCGTGACCGCACGGTGATCTGTGTGGTCGAGGAGCCGAAGGACGTCCAGGCCGTCGAGCGCACCCGCGAGTTCAAGGGCCGCTATCACGTTCTGGGCGGTGCGCTGGATCCGCTGTCCGGGGTGGGCCCCGATCAGCTCCGTATCCGGGAGTTGCTCGCGCGCATCGGCAATCAGGAGGACGGCGTCGACGTCTCCGAGGTGATCATCGCGACCGACCCCAACACCGAGGGGGAGGCCACCGCGACGTATCTGGTGCGGATGCTGCGGGACTTCCCCGGGCTGACGGTCAGCCGGCTCGCGTCGGGTCTGCCGATGGGCGGCGACCTCGAGTTCGCCGACGAGCTCACGCTGGGCAGGGCGTTGTCGGGGAGACGCACGCTGTGACGTCGGATCCGGGCACTGCCGCGCCGGTGAAGCGGACGGCCGAGCAGTCGCGGTCGCTGATCGTCGACGCTGCGGGCCGGGCGTTCGCGACGCGTCCGTACCGGGAGATCACGCTCAAGGACATCGCCGAGGACGCCGGGGTCAGCGCGCCGCTGATCATCAAGTACTTCGGGTCGAAGGAGCAGCTGTTCGACGCGCTCGTCGATTTCCGTGCCGCCGCGGAGATCGTGTTCAGCGGTCCGCTGGACGGTCTCGGTGAGCGGATGGTGTCGATGTTCGCGCGGCCACTCGAGCCGTATAAGCCGCTGTCGCTGAACATCCTGTTCATGAGCGGGCCGAGCGAGGAGAGCAGTCGCAAGCTTCGCGCCAACTATTCGGCGCAGATGATCGACGCGCTGGCCGAACGACTGCCCGGGCGGGATGCCCGGTTGCGCGCCGAACTGGTGATGTCGATGCTGACGGGTCTCGCCGTCATGCGTCGCAAGATGATGCAGGAGCACGCGACGGGCACCCCGGAAGAGGTGGTGGCGCACTACGCCCCGCTGGTGCAGGAGTTGCTCGACGGCTGAGGGCGGATTGTCCGGCTTGCGGGGTAAATGGTTGTTCACCTAATGTGGTGAACAACCATTTACCAGCTGTGCAAGGGGTGACGCTTGACGATCTCGTTGCCGCGCCCACTGTCGGCGCTTGCGGATCAGCCGGTCGCACCGCCGGACTCTGCCGGCGGATCGCGTTACCTCTTCCCGATTCTCGCGTTCGCGGGCGTGTTCCAGGCCGTCTTGCAGACGGTCATGGTGCCCCTCCTG
This genomic interval carries:
- a CDS encoding 3-hydroxyacyl-CoA dehydrogenase NAD-binding domain-containing protein, with the translated sequence MSEQNIINWEQDADGIVVLTIDDPNQGANTMNDAYISSMKATVDRLVDEKDSITGVVITSGKKTFFAGGDLKNMIKVGPENADEIYSHSVAIKSDLRRLETLGKPVVAAINGAALGGGLEIALATHHRVAADVKGVKIGLPEVTLGLLPGGGGVVRTVRMLGLQNALMQVLLQGQQRGPVQAKEVGLIDEVVSSVEELVPAAKAWIKANPEGGVQPWDKKGYRIPGGTPSTPAFAANLPAFPANLRKQLKGAPMPAPRAIMAAAVEGSQVDIDNALLIEARYFTSLVTGQVAKNMIQAFFFDLQAINSGASRPEGIEKTPITKVGVLGAGMMGAGIAYVSAKAGFDVVLKDVTIEAANKGKAYSEGIEAKALSRGKTTEEKSKTLLDRITPTADPADFAGVDFVIEAVFESQDLKHKVFQEIEDIVEPTALLGSNTSTLPITGLATGVKRQEDFIGIHFFSPVDKMPLVEIIRGEKTSDEALARVFDYVQAIRKTPIVVNDSRGFFTSRVIGTFINEAIAMLAEGIEPATIEQAGMQAGYPAAPLQLSDELNLTLMQKIRKETAEAAKAEGKELPADPAGDVINTMVDKFDRKGKLGGAGFYDYADGKRTGLWPGLRENFGSKELEVPFQDLIERMLFIEAIETQKCFDEGVLLTTADANIGSIMGIGFPAWTGGVSQYIQGYEGGQAGFVKRAEELAAKYGERFTPPASLK
- a CDS encoding type IV toxin-antitoxin system AbiEi family antitoxin domain-containing protein; its protein translation is MTSTQFAALKDVADAQFGLISHTQLHALGFPRSRVRHRVESGRWQAVLHGVYSVSNGPITREMSLEAALLFGGKGAVLSHHTAAEEWQMIRVDPAHPVHITVPYGRSAITQPPTVVGAGLASVSLCHREGTVVHPGVVVHPGVVVHRSRAHDYIAVDTDQPRTARADTALDVAVAEPTARDAYTRLIALVTNARIPLRDIRRRMEERRPRRYGKVLEDAVRLLADGVQSVLEYRYATDVEDAHGLPRARRQSPVVVDGRTLFEDCDYSDHGVPLIVRLDGRRAHAMAEVAFRDRRRDNAAELQGRPRLVYGFDEVTKNPCVVAREVETVLVREGWVRPGDNPCRACEWSRSAETP
- a CDS encoding class I SAM-dependent methyltransferase yields the protein MTTLKASRSQDHKLTIAEILETLSDGMLPLRFSAYDGSAAGPEDAPYGLHLKTTRGTTYLATAPGDLGMARAYVSGDLEARGVHPGDPYEILRVMGDELHFRRPSALTLAAITRSLGWDLLRPIAPPPQEHLPRWRRVAEGLRHSKSRDAEVIHHHYDVSNTFYEYVLGPSMTYTCACYENTEQTLEEAQENKYRLVFEKLGLQPGDRLLDIGCGWGSMVRYAARRGVKVIGATLSREQAEWAQKAIAEEGLSDLAEVRFSDYRDVPETGFDAISSIGLTEHIGVGNYPAYFGLLQSKLREGGRLLNHCITRPDNQSQARAGGFIDRYVFPDGELTGSGRIITEIQNVGLEVRHEENLREHYALTLAGWCQNLVDNWDACVAEVGEGTARVWGLYMAGSRLGFERNVVQLHQVLAVKLGPKGEAHVPLRPWWK
- a CDS encoding FAD-binding oxidoreductase, which produces MREGGRPFRAHRTLPVTGIDAHRAGVERLLASYRAIPTDATVRLAKKTSNLFRARAQTSAPGLDVSGLGGVISVDEQARTADVAGMCTYEDLVDATLPYGLAPLVVPQLKTITLGGAVTGLGIESTSFRSGLPHESVLEIDVLTGNGDIVTATPEGENSDLFWGFPNSYGTLGYSTRLRIQLEPVKRYVALRHLRFDSLDELQSTMDRIVTERIHDGIPVDYLDGVVFTASESYLTLGHQTDEGGPVSDYTGQNIFYRSIQHSSVNHPKTDKLTIRDYLWRWDTDWFWCSRAFGAQNPTIRRLWPKSLLRSSFYWKLIALDHKYDIGDRLEKRKGNPPRERVVQDVEVPIDRTVDFVRWFLDEIPIEPLWLCPLRLREPAPAGASSQRPWPLYPLEPKRTYVNIGFWSSVPIVPGRPEGAANRLIEDKVSDFDGHKSLYSDSYYSREDFERLYYGGNRYTELKKRYDPKSRLLDLFSKAVQRR
- a CDS encoding SRPBCC family protein; this encodes MGQVSASSSITVAATPEKALAALTDYETVRPRILSEQYLDYRVLEGGQGGGTVAQWTLKATEKRSRDIKATVTVAGNTITETDANSSLVTTWVVAPSGSGSTVTTTTEWKGAGGIGGFFEKTFAPLGLKKIQGQVLANLERELA
- a CDS encoding YbaB/EbfC family nucleoid-associated protein encodes the protein MQPGGQPDMSALLAQAQQMQQQLMAAQQEMAEAEVTGQAGGGLVTATVKGTGEVVGLKIDPKVVDPDDVETLQDLVIGAIEDASNKAQEIAAQKLGPLAGGFGGGGLPGLPGF
- the recR gene encoding recombination mediator RecR — translated: MYEGPVQDLIDELGKLPGVGPKSAQRIAFHLLSVEPPEIDRLKNALQRVRDGVQFCVVCGTVSDKEHCRICADPRRDRTVICVVEEPKDVQAVERTREFKGRYHVLGGALDPLSGVGPDQLRIRELLARIGNQEDGVDVSEVIIATDPNTEGEATATYLVRMLRDFPGLTVSRLASGLPMGGDLEFADELTLGRALSGRRTL
- a CDS encoding TetR family transcriptional regulator encodes the protein MTSDPGTAAPVKRTAEQSRSLIVDAAGRAFATRPYREITLKDIAEDAGVSAPLIIKYFGSKEQLFDALVDFRAAAEIVFSGPLDGLGERMVSMFARPLEPYKPLSLNILFMSGPSEESSRKLRANYSAQMIDALAERLPGRDARLRAELVMSMLTGLAVMRRKMMQEHATGTPEEVVAHYAPLVQELLDG